From one Lysinibacillus sp. G4S2 genomic stretch:
- a CDS encoding Imm12 family immunity protein has protein sequence MDIYITVANGGVSNIRLTVYKYKDLIKEKFLNENYGNDITEISYFLFINGDVTRYYERSGVYKLSYKPKKKCMDLHICMDETGWSDDEDGNEVIFKNALMKLLIYSSESIKEKSIAKKLDFNKDLFNQTLKSCFE, from the coding sequence ATGGATATATATATAACAGTGGCAAATGGTGGAGTTTCTAATATTCGATTAACAGTTTATAAATATAAAGATTTAATAAAGGAAAAATTCTTAAATGAAAATTATGGGAATGATATAACAGAGATTTCTTATTTTTTATTTATTAATGGAGATGTGACTAGATATTACGAAAGAAGTGGGGTCTATAAACTTAGTTATAAACCAAAGAAAAAGTGTATGGATCTCCATATTTGTATGGATGAAACTGGTTGGAGTGATGATGAAGATGGAAATGAAGTGATATTCAAAAATGCTTTAATGAAACTTTTAATATATAGTTCGGAGTCCATAAAAGAAAAAAGCATCGCTAAGAAATTAGATTTTAATAAAGATTTGTTTAACCAAACGCTAAAAAGTTGTTTTGAATAA
- a CDS encoding DUF1629 domain-containing protein produces MYYKLSCFYKRDVFFFYSDENRYDRRELEKGNRCQVDGGLTYIVDKFDTYLSTYDILPTVGPPLVSAKFKEIIERHCENDCVFIPVEIKSTKTKEQNNDFFAMIVSNSVVCLNKEKSEYKPSIKSLPDGPISINYVVYIPDSLGVHHIVRMEESKHLIVVDEVFVNLCKENSINGVTFIKEGSLQRPEYL; encoded by the coding sequence ATGTATTATAAATTATCATGTTTTTATAAAAGAGATGTTTTCTTCTTTTATAGCGACGAGAATAGATATGATAGACGAGAATTGGAGAAAGGAAATCGATGTCAAGTAGATGGAGGTCTAACATACATTGTGGATAAATTTGACACTTATCTATCTACATATGATATTTTGCCAACTGTAGGTCCACCTTTAGTAAGTGCGAAATTTAAAGAAATAATTGAACGACATTGTGAAAATGATTGTGTCTTTATTCCAGTTGAAATAAAATCAACAAAAACAAAAGAACAAAATAATGATTTTTTTGCAATGATTGTTTCAAACTCCGTAGTTTGTCTTAATAAAGAAAAATCCGAGTATAAACCATCAATAAAATCATTACCTGATGGTCCGATTAGTATTAACTATGTTGTATATATTCCTGATTCTCTCGGTGTGCATCATATTGTCAGAATGGAAGAATCTAAGCATTTGATTGTTGTGGATGAAGTTTTTGTGAATTTGTGTAAAGAAAATAGTATTAATGGAGTAACTTTTATTAAAGAGGGCAGTTTGCAACGTCCAGAGTATTTATAG
- a CDS encoding IS1380 family transposase, with protein sequence MTTLSQIPLHFKRSIKLSNDGGELSSDTGHLVFREFDEKIGFSQTIAKHLQLKDERTYCIHQNEQLLRQKIYQLVAGYHEDDAADQLTHDPVFTQVLGTPALASQPSLSRFFKRFDSQALDQLQAANQELLDRVHYARQSKALILDLDSTYADTFGNQEKSAYNGHYRIVGFHPLLAFDGLTGDFLKAQLRPGHVYTSNGVVDFLRPMLEHYNETFPETSALVRGDSGFAVPDLYELCEKESVYCIIRLKTNAQLKALAEELHPTHEIRDVSVTERYIDESIYQASSWATPRRIVIQSIRPAGELFFSHAFFVTNLSKTFSPQAIVESYQQRGTMENFIKEAKNGFGFDQMKSHDFVVNEARMMLSLLTYNFTNWLRTLSFPNRYKGIQIQTIRTRLIKVASKLVKSGRSMYFKLSSSFVYAHFFWDVLTRVQQLEIK encoded by the coding sequence ATGACTACTTTATCGCAAATTCCCTTACATTTCAAACGTTCTATCAAATTATCTAATGATGGAGGTGAGCTTTCTTCGGATACTGGCCATCTTGTCTTTCGTGAATTTGACGAAAAAATCGGTTTCTCTCAAACCATTGCCAAACATTTACAGCTGAAAGATGAACGCACGTATTGCATTCACCAAAATGAGCAGTTGCTTCGCCAAAAAATCTACCAATTGGTCGCTGGTTATCACGAAGACGATGCAGCGGACCAGTTGACACATGACCCGGTATTTACGCAAGTGCTTGGTACGCCAGCACTCGCTTCTCAACCATCATTATCGCGCTTTTTTAAACGGTTTGATTCACAAGCACTCGATCAACTCCAGGCGGCGAATCAAGAACTACTCGATCGTGTTCATTATGCTCGACAATCGAAGGCACTGATTTTGGATTTAGATTCTACATATGCAGATACATTCGGGAATCAAGAAAAATCTGCTTACAATGGTCATTATCGAATAGTTGGTTTTCATCCACTTCTAGCCTTTGATGGGCTGACAGGTGATTTTTTGAAAGCCCAATTACGCCCTGGTCATGTGTATACATCAAATGGTGTCGTAGATTTTTTACGTCCCATGCTTGAGCACTATAACGAAACCTTTCCGGAAACCTCTGCGCTTGTACGTGGGGACAGCGGCTTTGCGGTACCAGATCTTTACGAACTATGTGAAAAGGAATCCGTTTACTGCATCATTCGTTTAAAGACCAATGCTCAACTAAAGGCGCTCGCTGAAGAACTGCACCCTACACATGAAATTCGTGATGTATCCGTGACCGAGCGCTATATCGATGAATCTATTTATCAAGCGTCTTCTTGGGCCACACCACGAAGAATCGTTATTCAATCGATTCGCCCAGCTGGTGAACTGTTCTTTTCTCATGCTTTTTTTGTGACGAATCTGAGTAAAACTTTCTCGCCACAAGCCATTGTCGAATCTTATCAACAACGAGGTACGATGGAAAATTTCATTAAAGAAGCGAAGAACGGTTTTGGTTTCGATCAGATGAAAAGTCATGATTTCGTTGTTAACGAAGCACGCATGATGTTAAGTCTGCTTACCTATAATTTTACAAACTGGCTCCGTACACTGAGTTTCCCAAATCGCTACAAGGGTATTCAAATCCAAACAATTCGCACGCGCCTCATTAAAGTGGCAAGTAAACTAGTGAAATCTGGACGCTCAATGTACTTTAAATTGTCTTCTAGCTTCGTGTATGCACACTTCTTTTGGGACGTACTGACCCGGGTGCAACAATTAGAAATCAAATAA
- a CDS encoding DUF1629 domain-containing protein — MSCNVTSENIRFNLEKIENETLFRDSKITSKYFCTQNFKDFIEKNRINGLKFKEVGTAT; from the coding sequence ATCTCTTGCAATGTTACGAGCGAAAACATCAGATTTAATTTAGAAAAAATAGAAAATGAAACTTTATTTAGAGACTCTAAAATTACTTCGAAATATTTTTGTACACAAAACTTCAAAGATTTTATTGAAAAAAACAGAATTAATGGATTGAAGTTCAAAGAGGTAGGAACAGCTACGTGA
- a CDS encoding GH-E family nuclease, whose product MAIYRLRKIRKTEYPKTNRKCIRDKVYDNHTDAHGNIIDPETGSIIPKDQVTIEHIEMVVDHWNTKGFDMSRKERFDWYNNIKNLTVKPRSVNSSEGAASGKTYRQDTGPNYSNNKRSRKKNLTKCDRR is encoded by the coding sequence ATTGCAATTTACCGCTTAAGAAAAATCAGAAAAACAGAATATCCAAAAACTAATCGTAAGTGTATACGTGATAAGGTATATGATAATCATACTGATGCTCATGGAAATATAATTGATCCTGAGACGGGTAGTATTATACCTAAGGATCAAGTAACTATCGAACATATAGAGATGGTAGTAGATCATTGGAATACTAAAGGGTTTGATATGAGTAGAAAAGAACGATTTGATTGGTACAATAATATAAAAAATTTAACAGTAAAACCACGCAGTGTAAATAGTAGCGAAGGTGCTGCAAGTGGTAAAACATATAGACAAGATACAGGTCCGAATTACTCAAATAATAAAAGAAGTAGAAAGAAAAATTTAACAAAATGTGACAGGAGATGA
- a CDS encoding IS30 family transposase, translating to MIGRKDKEDDVLLTLIERKTRQLAPKLFKSITADNGSEFSDLAEKCQELMGIYFTHPYSSWERGTNENHNRMIRRWLPKGTSIEDYSRSYIQSVEDKMNHLPRRIHGFKTPHEMFEEELKRLRESA from the coding sequence GTGATCGGTAGAAAAGACAAAGAAGATGATGTTTTATTAACACTGATCGAACGGAAAACGCGTCAGTTAGCACCTAAACTATTCAAATCCATTACAGCAGATAACGGGAGTGAGTTTTCAGACCTTGCAGAAAAATGCCAAGAGTTGATGGGGATTTACTTCACACACCCCTACTCATCATGGGAGCGAGGAACAAATGAAAACCACAATAGAATGATTCGTAGATGGTTACCAAAAGGAACGTCCATAGAGGACTATAGTAGATCTTACATCCAATCTGTAGAAGATAAAATGAACCACTTGCCACGACGAATACATGGATTCAAAACACCGCATGAGATGTTTGAGGAAGAATTAAAGAGATTAAGAGAATCAGCGTAA